tCAGATGGTCAATCAGAGTAGACTGTGCTTCTCGGAAGAAGAGACTTTGTAGAAAATGACTCATTTGAGAGAGGCAAGGCGGTGCTACAATAATGTATAGTACTTGGAAAACAATGCGTTTTGAACATCAAAGcatgtcaacatattctgttacaccaaatacacaaaatattgaTCTTTAAAATACCATCATATGAGCCCTTTAAATAacgttaaaataatttaatgattaaatcAATTGCCTAGAGATGGCCTAGAGTTTGAAAATTggtatatcaaataaaaattttaaatggtgacacaaaaagattttaattttaatgtaaaagaaCAAAACTATGAGACATAGTTGAAATGATGAATGAAATAGGCCTTAATACAATACACTGGTCAAAATTAtcgatttttctttaatgccaaaaatctttataatattatgtaaagatGTTCCATTAAGACATTTAGTAAATTTACTACAATAACTTTaacaaaacatcattttaattaaatatatgcttcGCTAAGGAATTAATTTGGATCATTTTAAAGGCGGTTTTCCTCAATGTTTAATACTTTTGCACCTACAGATTTCAGATAATTGATAATTGTGTCTTGACCAAATTTTTTCCTATCCTAACAAAGCCAATTGATCTTTCAGATAAtgatctcaatttcaaaaaaatataccCGTGTGTGTGAAACAGTTTATTGAGATATCGTTCGTGTTTGAGTAATATTACCTCCAGTGACTTTTCTCTCCTAATAAGGCCGGTATGCTTCCGTTTCCGTACTGATTTTGGCATGAATCTCAGCCAGGCAAAGACAACAGAGGAATGGAAATGGCCAAGATTTAGCAGTACTGGCGGGCTACCAGCCCATAGTGCCTTTGGTCTTAGATGCCTGTTTAATTGCTTTTTCTTAAGAAGTTTGCCCTCCATGCTTATCAAACTCTGGTTTTACTTTCCGGTCAAGACACAtaggctgtttaaaaaaaaaaaacggttagAAACCAGCTCTTTGTCTTTCATTGTAAGTGTAAGAAGCTCGGTGCCAAAAACTGTGATTGCAAAACACAGCACTTGAGTCCCGGAATCAGGCTGTCATAAAAGATGATTACTGTTAACTTCACATCTTCCTGTAAACGGACTCCAGCAGGCATGATTAAAAGGTGCTATTTGTGAGCCTGTGGACTAACAAATGTTGACCTATTAGACTGAGCTGCATAGTTGTGGTTTGGAATGACCTGTGGAGGCCTGTGATTTGAATGTTGGTCTCATTTTTAAGTTAAGTTCAGATTTTTTGGATGTCATTTTGCATGCAAGTtctaggggaaaaaaatctatattctggcatttaatgtatgtttaaaaactATACGCCGAATCTCTACACACTAATGCAAATGATACTATAAAGCAAGTGGAGTAATTAAACCGGAATCTCCTGCCACAGACATTCCCCTGTGGGCAGATTTGACTGCCATGCCCTGATGTTGTTATACAACTGTTATTATAGCAACAGTGCTAAAGCTTCTGAGAATTGTGCTAAAGGGTTCTTCACAATGTGTGCGCTACTGagtatgcatgtttatgtttaaaatgcgTGCCTGTTCAGGTTCACTATTATTCAACTTCCACttgcaaaaatgacatttacaacCTGGTCTCAAaaagattttactttttacGTGCACATTTCGCTGcagttttaaaaagacatgGCACAGGATCggtacgtgaaccctggcacattgttattacattgatatagcTATGCATTGAAATATCTGCTGCtgaaagttaatgctctatatACCCTGCATCAAATACAAACCTAAACTTACCCGATAATACAAAACTGATTTGTTGATGCAACAGTGCCATTTCAATctttcttttacacagatttgagcattttttttcGTAGTTACATGGGATTCGATACACTCCGTGAGCAAACCTACAGTCTATGAAAACCATATGAAGCTGCATacgtgtgatgctaacattcaaaaacatCAGTTTCCAATTATTCCaggatattaatattgttttgaaggcATGACAtgatattcttaaaataattgtgaaaattacgctttattaatgAAAACTTATGCGTTAGGATTTTACTGCCTAATGTTCTTTTCTATTAGAAACTGCGATAaaatgtacttgttggtacgtatttcgcgtctcgttaaaaagtgtgcatttattatgctttataaaataaaaatactaaaccaATTTGTTTGACTTTCTTGTTTCATACCTTTTTCataggcaaaaataaaataatgacaacatgCATTACAAAGTTTCATCAATAATTCATTGTCGGCGTATAAAAATTGAATGAAGTTTGGTAATGTTCTATGTAGGTCTATCAAGTCACCTGCTCTAGGGACAAACGCTGTCATATCCGACAAGCTGAAGACTCTGGCCCCACGGTGCTTAGTTAAGCAAAGCATGCAGGAAGGGATGCAAACAAAGAACAGCATTCTTTACTTCATACAGCACAAATggtatttttcaaaaacatcttcaCAGCTGCTTCCTTCGATTTTCACTATTCAGCAGCAGTTACATACAGTCAACATTGTGCGActctttgttttgttgcatGACGTCATTCTGTACAGAAATGAAAGCATAACGCTACATTTACGGAATACTAAATAATGAAGACATGATTCCAGACACAATAAATCTGTGCAGTTCAGTCACAAATGTTATTATCTGTTAACATGGCACTCCTGATCTCCAGTTTGAACATTTATTACGCTTGTCTGTGAATCGCATAACGTCAGTGGAAACAGTAAAGCCTTCATGTGTAAAAGTGCTTCATTTTCATCGTCTTTATTGCTCACGGTTGTTTGCTTCCCATCTGCTTTGAAGTTTTATGGGCTTCAATATGGACAGCCAATTACAGACTGGCAATGTAATCAAAAACTGATGGATGTTCTTCTCTGTGAATGAGTTTTAAAGGTTTGATTTCTAAGGTTCATATTTTAGAAGttagtttatttactttttctgttcatttatttatgttttattattttaaatcgttttttttaacacatactAGTTACTAAGTAATGCACTTCACAAATATGTAGTTTATTAACACCACCCTATTTATGATGTGCACAAATTTGTGTCAAACTCAAAGGAGCGCATTAACGTCTgcgttaaaggaacactccacttttttggaaggGTCCGGCgacagcacttttagcatagcttcaCTGAAGcagattagaccagaagcatctcttttaaaaatgaccaaagattttttggtatttttccCGATATGCTAAACGTGCTCtcaccagacccggagatcgtctgaattgattcaaaaatggtaaaactaaactttttaactctgggggagttggagaacgAGCAGagaaaaagtggagtgttcctttaagtggTGTACTTAACTGGGTTACACTTTTTAATCAGCTACTGGCTCCAGGCGTGTGCAGGGGAGGGAACTACTTCTCCTTCAAGCAGGCCAGCTGACGCGACCTTTGACCCGAGTTAAATTTAGATTCCCCATTGTTAGGATTGATAAAGTACACTCAGCTTGTGTTTGAGAGGGCAGGTCTAGGCTCTCAATCCGATGCTTCCTTTGCCCTGTCAAAAGGTTAGACTGTGCTCTGTGTGCAAGACTCCGGAGAACTCTCTGCTTATATTTATGACATGTTCCTGGCGTCTCTTTCCGCACATTTCCCATCCTCCTTGACTCCAGTCATAACTGTTATGCCAGCCTGAGAGACTGGTATCCTGTTTCGCAACGCACTCACAATGGATGCCAAGTAACGGGCATTCCACAAGATTCCTGCAACAATGGCACATTTTTGGTAAGTCTCTGTAGGTCAAATAAAAAAGTCACTGCAGTAcctggtaattttttttttttttttggaaaattccTTTGTCTGATTTGCTTGCTTTCCAGCATGACGGTTCAAAGGGAATTGCTCCAAAGCAAACCAGACGGAGAATAAACAGTGCACAAGAATGTGTGATAAATTTGGTTTGTATAGATTTCTTAAAAGCATGCGGGAAAAATTGTCTCCTTGCTGTGTTATCTAAAAAGCCCCCAACGATTTcagataaagcaaaaaaaagtggCTATTTATAATTTTCACCGGAATGCCTTTTCAAGTTccaaatcagtttaaaatgatCAAGTAAAGCGCTGCACTAGTTGAAAAGACACAATGTTGTGTTCTTCTGTCTATTTACATATGGCTACAGCATTGACAATGTAATAACACAGACGTTTGTTTCAACGACTTGCATCAGTCTTTATATGTAACAACACATATAAATATGCCTATTACATCATCCATGGCATAGTTAGTAAAGAATTGGTTAAACAGGTTACAACTGTTAATAACAGCTAATTAGAACACTGTTGTGATGACGCTACAATTATTCAGAATTCTATGACGAGAGTCAAGTGAGTTTTTGTCACGAAACTATACAgtaatttgtattgtttgcAAAGAACGCAATGTATCAAACGACTAATCAAATAGTAGGGTCTGTTGGATTTACGACATGCCATAATTATGAATGTGGCATtgctgaatgaataaaaaaatggccCCTTAAACTTTAGAATGgtagtggggttttttttgcttgttttttcagGAAGTGAGGTCATAGTGCACCAGGATTTTTACTAGATTTTTTAGTTCTCACGCCTGCAAAATCCCGCATTCCTAACACAATGtctcttatattttataatcagACGGGAAAAAACTCCATAGGTTGCAAATGCACCCCCTATTCGATAAACCTTGCGCACTCGTGTCGTCAGAGCTCTCATCCATAATTACCGCCATTTCCAAAGCTTACAGGCATGCTGGCGAAATAGTAGTTGGCAGCAAACGGGAAGGCGTTCCTCCGGGGAGGCAGCGCGGATGAAGTCATCTCCGTACGCGGGAGCTGCGCTGTCGCTCTATAAAGAGCTTGCCCTCGCTGTAAACTCCTCACTCGACTCACAGACACCAAAGCGGCTCAAACCGGTCAAGTTGGCGACTCTAACGCTGCTCAACGACGCGAAAGCCGCACGATGTCGACCGACATGTACTCAGAATCTCGCCGCGTCTGCCCTTCGATCCACGGCAGCAAGTTTGACACGGCGAACCGAAAGCGAGCGGTTGCCAACATCTTCGAGAACGTCAACCAGGACGCGCTCATGAGACTCTTCCAGAAGACTGGGGACATGAAAGCCGAGGAGAGAGTGAGGAGCATCTTCTCCTTCGCGCACGATCCCGAAGAGACGGCCAAAGCTCTGATGGCCCTCAAGCAGAGAAAGAAGGACAAGTTCCTGCGTATCGCGGGGATGGTGCGGCACTTTCTGAAGCTGCGTTGAGGGTCTTCGCGCGTTGACCCCGCGGCTGCGCGGTCGTTCGTTTCAGACTGCCGGTGACATTTACAACCTGGCGATGACGGACACGTCCAGGGTGGTCGAGAAGGAACCACGCCGAGGTGAAGGAAAGCCTCGTGAGTGACACGAGCCCTTTCGATGAAGGACGGGACGCACGGGATCTGGGGGCTGTGGAAGGCGCTCAGCGTGAAGGAATCCCGCGGCGCGAGCACGCCGAACTCCCCGTGCATCACACCGTGAAGACGAGCGAAAATGTCTCGTGAActctatgcattttaaaaatggactTTATCACGAACTTCTGCACCTTATAGGTGTATTTGTTGGTGCACAAGAACCATGACTGGAGACAGTAGTTATATTGCCTGAAGAAACCTGCCTATAAACGTTATGCCTTGTCTCTATGCCAGTTTGATATTGTGATACGTGTTAACGCTCAACAGccacttatttatttgtcacaATGTTATAACACCAGTTATGCATTTTTCAcgatattatttttcattgtttgtacaataaattattaataactaaaCATTTGAACTCTCTTCTCTTCCTTGACTATAAAGCATTAAATTGTGGGTTCTCCTGTACCCATGGGCGCCTGCACCcctaaaaacaacacaacacacCTCTGTGTCTAGTTAAGGACAACACATTTTGTCAATTCAAACTGAACTAGTGTGTCATTCCTGCTAATTTCTACATGGCAACGTGTTATAGTTACACACAAAGTCTGTTAAGATACTAGATTGttaactgttaaaaatgcaaaaaattaaaaatttttgaAAGTGTAgaatttctcagaaaaaaaatgggCAGTACCATTAAGTTGCAAAAATTTGTATGTAAGGTACCGATATGTACCCTTAGACAAAATTTACTACTGCCttgtttacagtaaaaatgttaattgccATTGCTGTTGTGTTTAATCTAAAAACTAGCAACAAAGTGTAACGCACAAGCCCCTGGCAGTCATCCTGAGAGGTGTAAAAGATATCATcaacaataaaacttttattagcTCTCAGAggtgtttgttttcttaactTTCGCTTTTTGGTGCTGTTTGTAGGAGGGTCACACCTGTCGCTCACCACTAGGTCTAGCTAGCGTTCATTCAGGCTCTTTGCTTTGCAGATTACAAAACCGGCACAAACCAGTTTCTGGTTGATTCAGCCGTGTATTACATTACCGTGGTGTGTAGATAAGAAGCTTTACCAATCTCTTCAGATCCTCCTCTGTGTCCGTTTTTTTGATATATAGTGCATTTTGCACATTCAGGTGTTTTGTCAGACTTTTGGCACGGTTTAGGATTAGGGCTGGCAGAGGGGAAGATCAGTGGATGCCTGTTAATCTTAATGCTCTGATCGGTCACTGTACTGGCTCAAACCGGTTCTGATGGGCTGGGAATGCGTCATCTGACATCTGACTACCTGGCGGTCATGTAAGGTCTAGACAACAGAGCCCAACACCTTACCTCTTCTTCCCCGCTGCCAAGAGGGAATTTCCTACGTAAACATTCACCTGCCAAAGGTGACAATAGTGGagacacacgcgcacacacacacacacacacacacacacacacacacacacacacacacacacactcttacttAAAAGTGATTGCTACAGGTCGCGTGAAGTGTGACCTATTATTAAACCTTTGAACTAGAGCAGCTGTGGGGGTTCAGTAACACAATGAAATGCAACACGATATTGTTAAAAGACAGATGCTGCAACATGCTTATTGTTCGAGTGAAGCGCTGTCAGCTGTTGCATCCAATTTTGCGTTCATGCAAAtcactatttacattttttttttttttatataattcatctgtcagttttgatttctgtgttttttccttttacgGTAACATGCTTGTTTAGGTCTACTTTGGCTAAATATTTAGGCCGATTGTCCTGTCTGTCTTGTGTGCTGTATGATATGCTTGACTCGGGATTGTCCTCTCTCTCCCACCCTTTTCCTGTCTTTCACTGTGTTCTAGGCAGGGAACTTTGAAGTGAGCAGACTGTGTGGAagcaatatgtgtgtgtgtgtgtgtgtgtgtgtgtgtgtgtttctatagTGACAGAAGGAGCAAGGTAGAACTGACAGCAAAGCTGCTTTTATCAGTTTACACAGGACTCAGTCCTCTCCGGTACAAACCGGTTCAGAGACTGACAACTGATAAAGGAACTAAAACTGCTTGTGATGTTGTGAGTTAGTGAGAAGGAAAAGTTAATTTATGTGAACAAGGGAAATATATCTAGTGGCATGTGATGGACTCCTGAAATAAAggagcaatttatttatttatttttagtccaATATAAAGTTATTCCACGTGTTTATTTGGAGTTAACTTGGTTTCCATACTGAAGGCATGTGGAACATGCTTATGTTTATATTAACATACTTGCACTTAAGCCAAATctcaatacattttatatgtataaaccataaaaaaacagtaacactttattttgatggtcccttataaACATTCTGTTGGCAAGTGAGTAACTTTGCACcgacatgtcaactaacttttattagagtataagtagactgtctcaTTGTTATCCGCTAACTCTATATCATGATGACTTACCAGCAGACATTATAATATAGGTAGCTTTTCAAGACCATGTCAACTTGTTCCaacccctaaccctaccagtctactaatactctactgacactttaatgaaagttagttaCATGTTACAAAGTTaattattgtcaacagaatgttcataagggattTCATATTGATTTctgtacaaatacacacacacacacacacaaacacacacacacacacacacacacagtatatttttaaaaaatatttacatatacatacatttatgtttatacgattatatgttataaatatgctatatatgtCATATAACTATACTAAATGCAATTAATCCAAATCACAAGAAATGTTATATGtataaaccattttaataataattagtgttgtcaaacaattgtgattaatcgcatccaaaaaaaaatttgcataatatatgtgtgtgtactatgttgaaattaacacacatacacacagtatatattttgaaaatatttaaatgtacatacatttatatatgtatatgattaTATGTcatattgcatataaatatatttaatatataaacataacttcttaaatacaacatattaacatgtgtgtgcatttatatataaatgataaatatacacagtacacactcatatattatgtgatcaaaaacttttattttggatacaattaatcatttgacagtactAACTTATTACTAGTTATTAATTTtactactaatattaatactattaatatcCACTATTGCTTGACTTTTTCCTCCCTTCATTTTCTTCTAATCGCAATTTTTGGACTGATTTGGACACAatctaaaaatatgaattttaattagTCTGCACAATTCCCACTAGATTAATCTAATAATCCATATTGTTTACTGTGTGAAAATATACGTTTATTGTCCTTCAGGGCTCGAAGTGATTCTGCACACTTAATGAAACGTCTGTGGTTGTCACAAAAGCAGAACCAGACAGCTTTTCAACGTCATCGCTCAAACGCTTCCGTAAACAAGTTTTCCTCAGCTGACTAGTTCGAAGTCTAGTTCCTCTACCGGTCATGTCACCAGCCTGCTGACAGACTAACTTCTCCATGCGTGAATGCTCACTTATGCCCATTGTAAAAGGTTCCTCTATTTGCATCAAATAACCTACAATGACAGTGATAGGGAAACGTGCACCGCACAGACGTCAGTCAGGATGAGAAATGGCTGCTTTACAGGAAAGAGGGGATTACCAGTGGGGCAGGCGTTAAGTGGTGTGTTCGGACGGCTTTCCGCTACGCATGCGGACATAGCTCTGTGTTTCCTAAATCACATACTTTACTTGTAAGTCACTTCAAGCCAATATGGTGCTGGGCGAGAGACGGCTCACAGCGGTGATGAAAAACCCATTGTTACCAATGGATGAATCGATTCTTTGTGtttgaatgtatgtgtgtgtctgtatttgtGCATACACGTAGTACGTCAGTATGGCACATTGCATCTGACCCCTACAGCCCCGGCGTCACTCGAGACCAGCCATGCTGACTCACTGACGCAAAGTCCACATCCCAAACAAAATATTTGGGACATTTCAGCCGTATTTTTGCAATTTCCTGCACACATATCTCTATCACTAGTGATGATTTGATGATTTTTGCTGTGTATGAAAAAATTGagagattgaaaaaaaaaataacaaggtTTTGTAGCGTTCGTTATTAATCAGTATGAAGTCTACGCATCTACACTATACTTAACTTCATTAAGAAATAATGCACTGatcagaaaatgttttcatttcattatgtaCTTTTGAAATTTGTAGCTGTTAAGGAATCCAAAGACAAACCAAAAACCAACACTGTTAATGCACAAAACCAGTactaaataactaaactaaataagatacttctattatatatatatcccataTCCCGTATTGTTAAATTACATGTCTGCAATGAATTTCGGTGCTTGAGGCAGAGATAACGGAGAATACTTAgaatgtattgttattttagaaAGTACATTTAACCTTATGTTACTTGTACTtgtttacttgtgttttttGTACTCTCTGTAACTGTCTGTAAAACTAGAGAAAACACTCATTAcacatccatacagaatggctCAGAAAAATATGATTTGAGACATGTCAGAGAAACATTGTCCTCCAGTCTTCTTTTAGTTAATGTTAGCATAAGTTTAACGATATCTCTTCAAATTAAGAAAACAGAATCTGCATGTAACACTGAAATTCCTTCTCATCCTgctgtttgcatttttgcattatttaatagaATATTTAACTCTGCTTACGCCCGACACCCAAAATCTAAACGTAAAATcctaaatgattttaattgtaaaactgCAATTATAGGCACTGTCCTATATTGCACTTTGACCTTGTGTTTCTGTAGGACCTCGGATAGACTCAGTCATCAAGTGCGTTCCCTCTGGAGGGGATCTCCTGTCTATTGTTCTTAGCCTGTCGTGTGTGTTCTGGCCAGAGGAGTGAAGCCTCTTCCTGTGTGGCTCTTTTGGCTGTCCCCGGGGCAGGGCGGCTGTCGGGGCCGGCAGACTCTCTGTCTCGCTGCAGTTCCACTGACCGGCCTTGCCATTGTTCAAACCCTCCTCTCCTTTGTCCTGCTCCCCTCTCCACCTCTTTCCCCACTCCCAGCGTCCTCCTTTTTCTCTGCAGGTGTTGAGAAGGAAGCCCCTTCGATACCACACAATGGCAGAACAACCCACCTATTTATATATCCATTTCTccgcttatttatttattctcctGGGTATTTTTGGAGCGCTGCTGATTGTGATTTACTAATAATGGGCTAAAACTACATGTTTGCTTAATATAGGGAGGCGGATAAGTTTTTGTATGCAgctaatatcttttttttttataagaatatatataaaagtgaaaGAATCACCTGTGATGTAAGAGCTCCTGATAATATTACTCATCTCTATGGGCTTTACCCTTATTAAACAGAATGAGGGAGTGTACTCTGTACGTCACAGAGTGTTTCAGTGTTACATCAAGGCGACTGAGGTAACAGTCTGTTTCAAAACTAATGACAGGCTAAACGTCGTCAGACTGCTGTTGTGTTAAtcttttaaagacttttaagCTTTAATCTTGTGTTTGTTGGCAAAGCGCACTGTGTCAAGCAAACAGATAT
This genomic interval from Puntigrus tetrazona isolate hp1 chromosome 5, ASM1883169v1, whole genome shotgun sequence contains the following:
- the tcima gene encoding transcriptional and immune response regulator a, translating into MSTDMYSESRRVCPSIHGSKFDTANRKRAVANIFENVNQDALMRLFQKTGDMKAEERVRSIFSFAHDPEETAKALMALKQRKKDKFLRIAGMVRHFLKLR